From a region of the Lactuca sativa cultivar Salinas chromosome 4, Lsat_Salinas_v11, whole genome shotgun sequence genome:
- the LOC111894494 gene encoding probable carboxylesterase 6: protein MRRTRMAIINSDSTLSLPIGTKNPQNHRVLIEEIGGLIRVYKDGHVERPQIVPCVTCTLPLELGVTCKDLVIDKFTNIWARFYVPKCNLEKLPLLVYFHGGGFCVGSAAWSCYHEFLAVLARNAGCVIMSVDYRLAPENPLPAAYEDGEKALIWVKQQALSGSNKWWLKNCDFSNVFVAGDSAGGNIAHNVSLRLSVNWAQLKPLIFKGNILIQPFFGGESRTISEALMVQPRGSVLNLVASDTYWRLSLPKGANRDHPWCNSRAKRSSKLDRMTYLPTMVCVSELDILKDRNMEFCGVLRNSGIQVEHVVYKDVGHAFQILDKSQFSQMQTQEMISHIKAFVSKRMNSG from the coding sequence ATGAGAAGAACAAGAATGGCCATCATAAACTCAGATTCAACTTTGAGCCTTCCAATAGGTACCAAAAACCCTCAAAACCATAGAGTTTTAATTGAAGAAATCGGTggcctaattagggtttacaaagatGGACACGTGGAAAGACCACAGATCGTGCCATGTGTGACGTGTACGTTGCCCCTTGAACTTGGGGTAACATGCAAAGATTTGGTAATCGACAAGTTTACAAACATTTGGGCTCGTTTTTATGTCCCAAAATGCAATCTTGAGAAACTCCCTTTGCTTGTTTACTTCCATGGAGGAGGGTTTTGTGTTGGTTCTGCGGCATGGAGTTGTTACCACGAATTTCTTGCAGTTTTAGCTCGTAATGCTGGTTGTGTGATCATGTCAGTAGATTATCGTTTAGCACCTGAGAACCCTCTTCCAGCAGCGTATGAAGATGGCGAAAAGGCTCTGATATGGGTGAAACAACAAGCTTTAAGTGGATCCAACAAATGGTGGTTGAAGAACTGTGATTTTTCTAACGTGTTTGTAGCAGGTGATAGTGCTGGTGGCAATATAGCACATAACGTGAGCTTAAGATTAAGTGTCAATTGGGCACAGCTAAAACCATTGATTTTCAAAGGTAACATTCTAATCCAACCTTTTTTTGGTGGAGAATCAAGAACCATTTCGGAAGCTCTCATGGTCCAACCACGAGGCTCTGTGCTCAACCTAGTGGCTTCAGACACGTACTGGAGACTCTCGCTACCAAAGGGGGCAAACCGCGACCATCCATGGTGCAACTCGAGGGCAAAAAGGTCAAGTAAGTTGGACAGAATGACATATTTGCCCACCATGGTTTGTGTATCCGAATTGGACATATTGAAAGATAGGAATATGGAATTTTGTGGGGTTTTGAGAAATTCAGGCATACAAGTTGAGCATGTGGTGTATAAAGACGTGGGTCATGCATTCCAAATCCTTGACAAAtctcaattttcacaaatgcaaaCACAGGAAATGATTTCTCACATCAAGGCCTTCGTCAGCAAAAGGATGAATAGTGGATGA
- the LOC111894376 gene encoding serine/threonine-protein phosphatase 2A 65 kDa regulatory subunit A beta isoform: protein MSMVDEPLYPIAVLIDELKNDDIQLRLNSIRKLSTIARALGEERTRKELIPFLSENNDDDDEVLLAMAEELGVFIPYVGGLEHAHVLLPPLETLCTVEETCVRDKAVESLCRIGSQMRETDLVDWFIPLVKRLAAGEWFTARVSACGLFHIAYPSASEMLKAELRSIYSQLCQDDMPMVRRSASTNLGKFAATVEPSHLKTDVMQMFEDLTQDDQDSVRLLAVEGCAALGKLLEPQDCVAHILPVIVNFSQDKSWRVRYMVANQLYELCEAVGPEPTKTDLVPAYVRLLRDNEAEVRIAAAGKVTKFSRILSPELAIQHILPCVKELSSDSSQHVRSALASVIMGMAPVLGKDATIEQLLPIFLSLLKDEFPDVRLNIISKLDQVNQVIGIDLLSQSLLPAIVELAEDRHWRVRLAIIEYIPLLASQLGVGFFDDKLGALCMQWLQDKVYSIREAAANNLKRLAEEFGPDWAMQHIVPQVLEMVNNPHYLYRMTILSAVSLLAPVLGSQITSSKLLPVVVTLAKDRVANIRFNVAKVLQSFIPILDQSVVEKSVRPCLVELSEDPDVDVRFFSKEALQAIDQVMMST from the exons ATGTCCATGGTAGACGAGCCCTTGTACCCCATAGCAGTACTAATAGATGAGCTGAAGAACGATGATATCCAATTACGATTAAATTCCATCAGAAAGCTTTCTACAATTGCTCGTGCTCTAGGAGAAGAACGAACCCGAAAGGAATTAATTCCTTTCTTGAGTGAAAACAATGATGATGACGACGAGGTTCTTCTTGCCATGGCTGAAGAGCTAGGTGTGTTCATTCCTTATGTTGGAGGACTTGAGCATGCTCATGTGTTGCTACCCCCTTTGGAAACTCTTTGCACTGTCGAAGAAACATGTGTGAGAGACAAAGCTGTGGAGTCTCTATGCAGGATTGGATCCCAGATGAGAGAAACAGATTTGGTTGACTGGTTTATACCTCTTGTTAAG AGGTTAGCAGCTGGTGAGTGGTTCACTGCTAGAGTTTCTGCATGTGGGCTGTTTCACATTGCTTATCCAAGTGCCTCAGAGATGTTGAAGGCAGAATTGAGGTCAATTTATAGTCAGTTATGTCAAGATGATATGCCTATGGTTAGGAGATCTGCCTCTACAAACTTAGGGAAATTTGCTGCTACTGTGGAACCTTCTCATCTCAAGACTGATGTTATGCAAATGTTTGAAGATCTTACACAGGATG ATCAAGATTCTGTACGTTTGCTTGCTGTGGAGGGTTGTGCTGCTCTTGGGAAGCTGTTGGAACCTCAAGACTGTGTTGCACATATTCTTCCTGTCATTGTCAATTTTTCTCAG GACAAGTCATGGCGTGTTCGATACATGGTTGCTAATCAGCTGTATGAGCTATGTGAAGCTGTGGGACCTGAACCTACCAA AACGGATTTAGTTCCAGCATATGTTCGGCTACTTAGAGACAATGAAGCAGAAGTACGTATTGCAGCTGCTGGAAAAGTCACCAAATTCTCCCGCATTCTTAGTCCAGAGCTTGctattcagcatattcttccatGTGTCAAg GAGTTGTCTTCAGATTCTTCTCAGCATGTTAGATCTGCTTTGGCTTCTGTTATAATGGGGATGGCTCCTGTTTTAGGGAAG GATGCAACTATCGAGCAACTTCTCCCTATCTTTCTATCACTTTTAAAAGACGAGTTTCCAGATGTACGTCTGAATATTATTAGTAAGCTAGATCAAGTGAATCAGGTGATTGGGATCGATCTTTTATCCCAATCATTACTTCCAGCAATTGTGGAACTTGCTGAAGACAGACATTGGAGGGTGCGATTGGctataatagaatacatacctctgtTAGCAAGTCAGTTGGGTGTTGGGTTTTTTGATGATAAACTTGGTGCCCTTTGCATGCAATGGTTACAAGACAAG GTATATTCGATCAGAGAAGCTGCTGCTAACAATTTGAAGAGACTTGCGGAGGAGTTTGGTCCGGATTGGGCGATGCAGCACATTGTCCCGCAGGTCTTGGAAATGGTCAACAACCCGCATTACTTGTACCGCATGACCATTCTTAGCGCcgtttctttacttgctcctgTTCTCGGCTCTCAGATTACCTCTTCCAAGTTGCTACCCGTTGTCGTTACTCTCGCCAAAGACAG agtGGCAAATATCAGGTTTAATGTTGCAAAGGTCTTGCAGTCTTTTATCCCTATTCTTGACCAATCT GTGGTGGAGAAAAGTGTAAGGCCATGTTTAGTTGAGTTGTCGGAGGACCCGGATGTTGATGTGCGGTTCTTTTCAAAAGAAGCACTTCAGGCTATTGATCAAGTCATGATGTCAACCTAa